In Bacillus cytotoxicus NVH 391-98, the following are encoded in one genomic region:
- a CDS encoding ABC transporter ATP-binding protein yields the protein MLAVEHIVKSFGKREVVQNISFEVHKGEIFGLLGPNGAGKSTTIAMICGLIPYDSGDIKVGGKSVQEYPLDIKRKIGIVPQDIALYPTLSAKENLIFWGKMYGLSRAVAKKRSDEVLAYVGLQDRAKDKVETFSGGMKRRINIGAALMHEPELLIMDEPTVGIDPQSRNHILETVKKLNEKGMTVIYTSHYMEEVEHLCERVAIVDHGKVIAVGTKTELCNRLTDGFMVKVQLNHFTQKLLRELRAIPTVERVVIHEETNTFDIGLQNGEAVGTVVSVAVENRAQILKLEVQEPNLEALFLQLTGRSLRD from the coding sequence ATGTTAGCTGTGGAACATATTGTGAAATCTTTCGGAAAGAGAGAGGTTGTACAGAATATATCTTTTGAAGTGCATAAAGGGGAAATATTTGGTTTACTTGGGCCAAATGGCGCTGGAAAGTCAACGACGATAGCGATGATTTGCGGGCTCATTCCTTATGATAGTGGTGATATTAAAGTTGGAGGAAAGTCTGTACAAGAGTATCCATTAGATATAAAAAGGAAAATCGGAATTGTTCCACAAGATATTGCTTTATATCCTACGCTTTCTGCGAAAGAGAATTTAATTTTTTGGGGAAAGATGTATGGATTAAGTAGAGCTGTTGCTAAGAAACGATCAGATGAAGTGCTTGCATATGTAGGATTACAAGATCGAGCGAAAGATAAAGTTGAAACATTTTCAGGAGGAATGAAACGCCGAATTAATATTGGAGCAGCGCTCATGCATGAACCAGAGTTATTAATTATGGATGAACCGACAGTAGGAATCGATCCACAATCGCGAAATCATATTTTAGAAACAGTAAAGAAATTAAATGAAAAAGGTATGACTGTTATTTATACAAGTCACTACATGGAAGAAGTAGAGCATTTATGTGAACGAGTTGCCATTGTTGATCATGGAAAAGTGATTGCAGTAGGAACAAAAACAGAGCTATGTAATCGTTTGACAGATGGCTTTATGGTGAAAGTACAATTGAATCATTTCACTCAGAAGTTATTGAGAGAATTAAGGGCAATTCCTACTGTAGAACGGGTTGTTATCCATGAGGAGACAAATACTTTTGATATTGGATTGCAGAATGGAGAGGCTGTTGGTACTGTTGTTTCGGTAGCGGTAGAAAATCGAGCGCAAATTTTAAAACTTGAAGTGCAAGAACCAAATTTAGAAGCCCTTTTTTTACAATTAACAGGGCGGTCACTTCGCGATTAG
- a CDS encoding response regulator has product MIRIMIVDDQPLIRDGLAMLLNLRPELEVVGTASDGDEVVEKIEKLQPEIILMDIRMPRVNGVEGTRLVRGKFPEVKVLMLTTFNDSELIFEALEQGASGYLLKDMETDAIVQAILTVHGGGAVLPQDITAQIVKELKRTKVVDTSEQSVPNQIEQLTEREIDVLREIGLGLNNKEIAEKLFITEGTVKNHVSNLIGKLELRDRTQAAIYAVRYGITTYT; this is encoded by the coding sequence ATGATTCGTATTATGATTGTGGACGATCAGCCATTGATTCGTGACGGTTTAGCAATGTTATTAAACTTGCGCCCAGAACTTGAGGTGGTAGGGACAGCAAGTGATGGGGATGAAGTTGTTGAGAAAATAGAAAAACTGCAACCTGAAATTATTTTGATGGATATTCGAATGCCTCGAGTAAATGGGGTGGAAGGAACAAGATTGGTAAGGGGAAAATTTCCAGAAGTCAAAGTACTTATGTTAACGACGTTTAATGATAGTGAACTTATTTTTGAGGCGTTAGAACAAGGTGCAAGTGGTTATTTATTGAAGGATATGGAGACAGATGCGATTGTTCAAGCAATATTAACAGTCCATGGCGGAGGTGCTGTTCTTCCGCAAGATATAACAGCGCAAATTGTAAAGGAATTAAAAAGAACAAAAGTTGTAGACACATCAGAACAAAGTGTTCCAAATCAAATAGAACAATTAACAGAACGTGAAATAGATGTATTAAGGGAAATCGGCCTTGGACTTAATAATAAAGAGATTGCTGAAAAGTTGTTTATTACAGAGGGTACTGTAAAAAATCATGTTTCCAACTTAATTGGTAAGTTAGAGCTTAGAGATCGGACGCAAGCAGCTATATATGCAGTGAGATATGGTATTACTACATACACATGA
- a CDS encoding VanZ family protein, with protein MGAYLLPIQTAFITFPIAGFLLLIPFLIWQYRKHGYIHYFRMFILYSLLLYCMAAYYLVILPFPSTFDTCSMQRPGTQHYNLVPFTFVSDFLKETNVIWNQPATYLAALKERSFLQAAFNAILLLPLGVYLRYYFRRNFMQTLCIVFLTSLFFEITQITGFYGMYNCPYRLFDVDDLILNTTSGVIGFWIAPLFVYFLPDMHRLDEKIDLQNKPVRMTRRVLALWLDWLILGMVSGLLIGQQVQLTSVFHSTSGLDELLNGFFVVFCYFIVIQYFTNGKTFGKWLLHMRVKGKGERITWLELLKRYGLLYFGIGGINYLLFAVAVSNENNPIIYLIIAMLFFVFNGLFFLHVLLHMFKRDKRLFYEKISGTYNVITFTKKNSNNNHG; from the coding sequence TTGGGAGCATATTTATTACCTATTCAAACAGCATTTATCACATTTCCGATCGCTGGTTTTCTATTATTAATTCCTTTTCTAATTTGGCAGTATCGGAAACATGGTTATATTCATTACTTTCGCATGTTTATTTTATATTCCTTACTATTATATTGTATGGCGGCATATTATTTAGTCATTTTACCGTTTCCAAGTACATTTGATACGTGTAGTATGCAGCGCCCAGGAACGCAACATTATAATTTAGTACCATTTACATTTGTGAGCGATTTTCTAAAAGAAACAAACGTGATTTGGAATCAACCAGCTACGTATCTCGCTGCATTAAAAGAGCGCAGTTTCCTACAAGCGGCATTTAACGCCATTTTATTATTACCACTAGGAGTGTATTTGCGTTATTATTTCCGACGGAATTTTATGCAAACGTTGTGTATTGTCTTTTTAACTTCTCTATTTTTTGAAATTACGCAAATCACAGGGTTTTATGGTATGTATAATTGTCCATATCGTTTATTTGATGTAGATGATCTCATCTTAAATACAACGAGCGGAGTTATTGGTTTTTGGATTGCACCGCTATTTGTATACTTTTTGCCAGATATGCACCGCTTAGATGAAAAAATTGACTTGCAAAATAAGCCTGTTCGGATGACGCGCCGTGTATTAGCTCTTTGGCTAGATTGGCTTATTCTTGGAATGGTATCAGGGCTATTAATTGGACAACAAGTTCAATTGACATCTGTCTTCCATTCTACTTCGGGATTAGATGAATTATTAAATGGCTTTTTTGTTGTATTTTGTTATTTTATCGTCATCCAATATTTCACGAATGGGAAAACATTCGGGAAATGGTTATTGCACATGCGTGTGAAGGGAAAGGGCGAGAGAATTACATGGCTAGAGTTATTGAAACGCTATGGTCTTTTATATTTCGGAATTGGCGGGATCAATTATCTGTTATTTGCAGTTGCGGTGTCGAATGAAAATAACCCAATCATTTATCTCATTATAGCGATGCTTTTCTTCGTATTTAATGGTTTGTTTTTCTTACATGTTTTACTTCACATGTTTAAACGTGATAAGCGATTATTCTATGAGAAAATAAGCGGGACATATAATGTGATTACCTTTACAAAGAAAAATAGTAACAATAATCATGGGTGA
- a CDS encoding ABC transporter permease, which produces MKKIWALCSLELKQVFTKPQSYILMFGMPIIFTFIFGGLLGGSGDEKVKISLVDYDQSKLSHSYYQELRGNHFITIEKGTDQEAKQRVENKKSSGIVIIPKGFQENVIAGESGKIKFQSSADFTGSSSVEQVLQSTIKKMKIEVAAAKKLEQTRGTSWKDVYESIHAKVEPVSIEKDSIAGKKNLNHMAGRAAGFSILFVMIVMLSATGTILKLRQMGVWSRLLETPTSKAQILGGYILSFFLIGWVQFGVLMILTNRLFDVQWGDMLGIIMLVSGLLLAVIGLALLVASIVKTADQQSALGNIVVISTCMISGLYWPIEIEPEWMQQIANFVPQTWAMRGFTELIVRGGTFIDITGEICILLLFAGVFFIIGLTRIRYE; this is translated from the coding sequence ATGAAAAAAATTTGGGCGCTTTGTTCGTTAGAGTTAAAACAAGTTTTCACGAAACCGCAAAGCTATATACTCATGTTTGGAATGCCAATCATTTTTACATTCATATTCGGAGGTTTGTTAGGGGGAAGTGGAGACGAAAAAGTAAAGATTAGTTTAGTAGATTATGATCAGTCAAAGTTATCTCATTCGTATTATCAAGAACTGAGAGGGAATCATTTCATTACGATTGAAAAAGGAACTGATCAAGAAGCAAAGCAGAGAGTTGAAAATAAGAAGTCTTCGGGTATTGTTATCATTCCAAAGGGATTTCAAGAGAATGTGATAGCTGGAGAGTCGGGAAAAATTAAATTTCAATCAAGCGCTGATTTTACAGGAAGTTCTTCTGTAGAGCAAGTTCTGCAAAGTACGATTAAAAAAATGAAAATTGAGGTAGCAGCAGCAAAAAAACTCGAACAAACAAGGGGAACTTCTTGGAAGGATGTATATGAAAGTATTCATGCAAAAGTAGAACCTGTCTCAATTGAAAAAGATTCTATAGCAGGGAAGAAAAATTTGAATCACATGGCAGGACGTGCAGCAGGGTTTTCTATTTTATTTGTTATGATTGTTATGCTAAGTGCAACAGGGACGATTTTGAAACTAAGGCAAATGGGAGTATGGTCTCGCCTGCTTGAAACTCCTACATCAAAAGCTCAAATACTAGGCGGATATATACTGTCATTCTTCTTAATCGGATGGGTTCAATTTGGTGTCTTGATGATATTAACGAATCGTTTATTTGATGTTCAATGGGGGGATATGCTGGGAATTATTATGCTTGTATCGGGATTACTGTTAGCGGTCATTGGATTGGCGCTGCTAGTAGCGAGTATTGTAAAAACAGCCGATCAACAATCTGCGCTAGGAAATATTGTTGTGATTTCAACATGTATGATAAGCGGTCTATATTGGCCGATTGAAATTGAACCGGAATGGATGCAACAAATTGCCAATTTCGTTCCGCAAACGTGGGCAATGCGCGGATTTACTGAATTAATTGTAAGAGGTGGAACTTTCATTGATATAACGGGGGAGATTTGCATATTACTGTTGTTTGCAGGCGTATTTTTTATCATTGGTTTAACAAGAATACGTTATGAATGA
- a CDS encoding sensor histidine kinase: MLKYARIITIIMICLVYINNVSRGTIGLQVFIGMACFIYILNHVLLFQPQKGKKRDFYIFLTNGIVTAMLGFLFPETSLYLIIFGIEAVGIFIHTWRKEVVYFFVSFFFICWFSILLYTYQYTGKVELDTNAINFMFVLFSALVGSLIRKLTVAHQTVDEQYEKLISSHTALKEAHEQLRLYAKEVEELTAVRERNDIAREIHDTVGHNMTALLVQLQLAEALWKQKSNVTEDVLRTCHELAKKSLQEVRASVRALKEEKNLGNIVESMREMLREFSKAATVQVTFQLKGDPIVIPLSLQPTLLRIMQESLTNAKRHGKASVCEVELFCDSETVMLSISDNGIGMNEVSPGFGLMNMKERIEEHGGVIRFESEIEKGFRLKAEFPLKEKTWVIGGTK; the protein is encoded by the coding sequence ATGTTAAAGTATGCACGTATCATTACGATTATTATGATCTGTTTAGTATATATCAACAATGTTTCACGTGGAACGATAGGTTTGCAAGTATTTATTGGTATGGCATGTTTCATTTATATTTTGAATCATGTATTGCTCTTTCAGCCACAAAAAGGAAAAAAACGTGATTTTTATATATTTCTAACCAATGGAATTGTTACAGCAATGCTTGGATTTTTATTTCCTGAAACATCTTTATACTTGATTATATTTGGGATTGAAGCAGTAGGAATATTTATTCACACATGGCGGAAAGAAGTTGTATATTTTTTTGTGAGTTTTTTCTTTATATGTTGGTTTTCTATTTTGTTATATACATATCAATATACAGGGAAGGTAGAATTGGATACAAACGCCATTAACTTTATGTTTGTACTCTTTAGTGCTTTAGTAGGGAGTTTAATAAGAAAACTGACCGTAGCACATCAAACGGTTGATGAACAGTATGAAAAATTAATATCATCTCATACGGCTTTAAAAGAAGCACATGAACAACTACGGCTTTATGCTAAAGAAGTAGAAGAATTAACTGCTGTTCGGGAACGAAACGATATTGCTAGAGAAATTCATGATACAGTAGGTCATAATATGACAGCTTTACTTGTACAACTGCAACTTGCCGAAGCTTTATGGAAACAAAAGTCAAATGTGACAGAAGATGTTTTGCGTACATGCCATGAATTAGCTAAGAAATCTCTTCAAGAGGTAAGAGCTTCGGTACGTGCACTAAAGGAAGAAAAGAATTTAGGGAATATAGTAGAGAGTATGCGAGAAATGTTAAGGGAGTTTTCAAAAGCGGCGACAGTGCAAGTAACCTTTCAATTAAAAGGAGATCCGATTGTTATTCCGTTATCATTACAGCCAACTCTACTACGTATTATGCAAGAATCTTTAACAAATGCGAAACGTCACGGAAAAGCTAGTGTATGTGAAGTTGAATTATTTTGTGACAGTGAAACAGTAATGTTATCGATTTCTGATAATGGCATCGGCATGAATGAAGTGAGCCCTGGTTTTGGATTAATGAACATGAAAGAACGCATAGAGGAACATGGAGGAGTAATTCGGTTTGAAAGTGAGATAGAGAAGGGATTTCGGCTAAAAGCTGAGTTCCCGTTAAAAGAAAAAACATGGGTAATAGGAGGAACGAAATGA
- a CDS encoding ABC transporter permease, with amino-acid sequence MKSLIVAWKDVKIRIIDRRGVMMMLLMPLLLTAILGSALSNIFDNGGLPKTVIGYYQEGPDEFGEMLRKDILQSKEIEKDIKVEMVTSQSELEDLLKKQKIDVGVIIPSGWSEQIEEGTLKEAKLMTNPAKGIQAKIAESVIRSFTEQAQTIAVSTQVVITELAKSQPKNIEQIAKEVSTNLQTVATSDRDEVEKGTIGKKTVTAMQYYAAAMVVMFLLFNITVGAKSIITERRTETLARLFSTPTSSFSILLGKFFGTLLFSLIQFGVFVLATHYVFHVNWGENIFQMITVGTSYAICVSGLSMLIAAWIHEEKTADLMGGIGVQLLALLGGSMLPLYAFPDSLQTIAHIAPNKWALTSFLNIMSGTSWSTLLPVILSLASAGFVSVIIGTVRLRMR; translated from the coding sequence ATGAAAAGCCTCATTGTAGCATGGAAAGATGTAAAGATTCGTATCATCGATCGGCGCGGAGTTATGATGATGTTACTAATGCCATTATTGCTCACGGCTATTTTAGGATCGGCACTAAGTAACATATTTGATAACGGAGGACTACCTAAAACAGTAATCGGCTATTATCAAGAAGGCCCGGATGAGTTTGGTGAGATGCTTCGAAAAGACATATTGCAATCAAAAGAGATAGAGAAGGATATAAAAGTAGAAATGGTAACATCACAAAGTGAGCTAGAGGACTTATTAAAAAAACAAAAAATTGATGTTGGGGTAATCATACCAAGCGGCTGGAGTGAACAGATAGAAGAAGGAACTTTAAAAGAAGCAAAACTAATGACGAATCCAGCAAAAGGTATACAAGCAAAAATTGCTGAATCGGTTATTCGTTCTTTTACAGAACAGGCACAAACCATCGCAGTTTCTACTCAGGTTGTTATTACAGAGTTAGCAAAGTCGCAACCTAAAAATATAGAACAAATCGCAAAAGAAGTGAGTACGAATTTACAAACAGTAGCTACTTCCGATAGAGATGAAGTCGAAAAAGGAACCATCGGTAAAAAGACAGTCACTGCCATGCAATATTATGCAGCAGCTATGGTAGTCATGTTTTTATTATTTAATATAACAGTTGGTGCGAAATCTATTATAACGGAGCGAAGAACAGAAACGTTGGCAAGGTTATTCAGTACTCCAACAAGTTCATTCTCTATTTTATTAGGAAAATTCTTTGGAACATTGTTATTTTCTCTTATTCAATTTGGAGTATTTGTATTGGCTACTCATTATGTATTTCATGTGAATTGGGGCGAGAATATATTTCAGATGATAACAGTAGGAACTTCCTATGCCATTTGTGTTTCTGGATTATCGATGCTTATTGCAGCATGGATTCATGAAGAGAAGACGGCAGATTTAATGGGGGGGATTGGAGTTCAATTACTTGCTCTATTAGGCGGATCTATGCTGCCGCTTTATGCGTTTCCAGATAGTCTTCAAACCATTGCTCATATTGCTCCAAATAAATGGGCGCTGACAAGTTTTTTAAACATTATGTCGGGTACATCTTGGAGTACATTACTTCCAGTTATCTTAAGTTTGGCTAGTGCAGGATTTGTTTCAGTAATTATTGGAACTGTTCGTCTACGCATGAGATAG
- a CDS encoding ABC transporter substrate-binding protein, with protein MEKKSKRWASVFSILLGSSLVLSACGGGEEEVSTEPAKQQDLKNLKVEKIAATDKTKVPDKAKNRKDTLIAGISKPGGVFLPYFQENGWDGNVTSVIFASLVTTDKQGKPVPDLAEKWDVSSDQLTYTFHLRKDAKFSDGSPLTADDVAFTLTLLHDQAYEGSDSILQYAIKGGKDYREGKANAIEGIQIIDPQTITITTEKVNSQALLALGGPVLSKAYYGKDYKQNTSLDYLKELYGKPLAAGPYKFEKYIPGQEVRFVANEHYYAGEPKIKNFIYKITSADTKFQLFQTGEIDYTGVGTGDEILEQVKGLGFANIEIETASSFSYIKINSKKPYLKDKKVRQALIYGLDRKKYVDTALKGYGTVANVPIHPTSWAYTEDGINKYEYDKEKAKKLLDEAGWKVGSDGIREKDGQKLKVTYYGGSSAKEGDLFIPIAKENYKEIGIEFNPEFMDFNTMLSKVNKGDYDLAAVATPITVDPSEPVSGYSSEGDGNTLGYKNEKVDELIQKGLETIDIEKRKPIYKELYKELSDDPPVILLNYRKMITAYNANIKGIDPEKYDSISSNLPVLSIEK; from the coding sequence ATGGAGAAAAAGTCAAAAAGATGGGCGAGTGTATTTTCGATTTTACTAGGTAGTTCACTTGTATTATCCGCTTGTGGGGGAGGCGAAGAAGAGGTTTCAACGGAACCTGCCAAGCAGCAGGACTTGAAGAATCTCAAAGTTGAAAAAATCGCAGCTACAGATAAGACGAAAGTTCCGGACAAAGCAAAAAACAGAAAGGATACGCTGATTGCTGGTATTTCGAAACCAGGGGGTGTTTTCTTACCATATTTTCAAGAGAACGGTTGGGATGGCAACGTAACATCTGTTATTTTTGCTTCCCTTGTTACAACAGATAAACAAGGGAAACCAGTTCCCGATTTAGCGGAAAAATGGGATGTTTCTTCCGATCAATTAACATACACATTCCACTTGCGTAAAGATGCAAAGTTTAGTGATGGTTCACCGTTAACAGCGGATGATGTAGCATTCACATTAACGCTTTTACATGATCAAGCATATGAAGGTAGCGATTCTATTTTGCAATATGCGATTAAGGGGGGAAAAGATTACAGAGAAGGGAAGGCAAATGCTATTGAAGGTATTCAAATTATTGACCCACAAACAATTACAATTACAACAGAGAAAGTAAATTCTCAAGCTTTACTCGCTTTAGGAGGACCAGTATTATCGAAGGCATATTACGGTAAGGACTATAAACAAAATACAAGTTTAGATTATTTAAAAGAGCTGTATGGTAAACCGCTTGCTGCCGGCCCTTATAAATTTGAAAAATATATTCCTGGGCAAGAAGTTCGTTTCGTAGCGAATGAACATTATTATGCAGGAGAACCAAAAATTAAAAATTTTATTTATAAAATTACGTCAGCAGATACGAAATTTCAACTATTCCAAACAGGTGAGATAGACTATACAGGTGTTGGAACAGGTGATGAAATTTTAGAACAAGTAAAAGGCTTAGGATTTGCCAATATTGAAATTGAGACGGCATCTTCATTCTCTTATATAAAAATAAATAGTAAAAAGCCATATTTAAAAGATAAAAAAGTTCGACAAGCACTTATCTATGGATTAGATCGTAAAAAGTATGTGGATACAGCCTTGAAAGGTTACGGTACGGTAGCAAACGTACCAATTCATCCAACTTCGTGGGCTTATACAGAAGATGGGATTAATAAGTATGAATATGACAAAGAAAAGGCGAAGAAATTATTAGATGAGGCGGGATGGAAAGTCGGTTCGGATGGAATTCGGGAAAAAGACGGTCAAAAATTAAAAGTAACATATTATGGTGGAAGTTCAGCAAAAGAGGGCGATCTATTCATCCCGATTGCGAAAGAGAATTATAAAGAAATAGGAATTGAGTTTAACCCAGAGTTTATGGATTTTAATACGATGCTTTCAAAAGTGAACAAGGGTGACTATGATTTAGCTGCTGTTGCAACTCCAATTACAGTAGATCCAAGCGAACCAGTTAGTGGTTATTCATCTGAAGGTGATGGAAACACGCTAGGATATAAAAATGAAAAAGTTGATGAGTTAATTCAAAAAGGGCTTGAAACAATTGATATCGAGAAAAGAAAACCGATTTATAAAGAACTATATAAAGAATTAAGTGATGATCCACCTGTTATTCTATTAAACTACCGTAAAATGATTACAGCTTACAACGCAAATATAAAAGGAATTGATCCTGAAAAATATGACAGCATTAGTTCTAATTTACCTGTATTATCAATTGAAAAATAA
- a CDS encoding transglycosylase SLT domain-containing protein, whose product MKKFFVGFLVVLGMYLYFQGETEGMERLTKQTSYSDSEEAKRMKQIIIEEAKKVNLPEWIPLTIAEHESRLNPRSVGDNGTSFGLFQLHRGGGLAPEHVTDEQLKDPRTNAQIAMPHLLKGYKRGVQKGLTDFALLKYIANTSGWPGNLGTEWTDQNMKYNEGLQEVYYRNKGIVKE is encoded by the coding sequence GTGAAAAAATTCTTTGTAGGATTTCTAGTTGTTCTTGGAATGTATTTATATTTTCAAGGTGAAACTGAAGGAATGGAAAGATTGACAAAACAGACAAGTTATAGCGATTCAGAAGAAGCAAAGCGAATGAAACAAATTATTATAGAAGAAGCAAAGAAGGTAAACCTCCCAGAATGGATTCCTCTTACAATTGCTGAACATGAAAGTCGTTTGAACCCAAGAAGTGTTGGAGATAATGGTACTTCATTTGGGTTGTTTCAATTACATCGCGGTGGTGGACTGGCTCCAGAGCATGTAACAGATGAACAACTAAAAGATCCTCGTACAAATGCTCAAATTGCGATGCCTCATCTACTGAAAGGTTATAAAAGAGGAGTACAAAAAGGGTTAACCGATTTTGCTTTATTAAAATATATAGCGAACACATCTGGATGGCCAGGAAACTTAGGGACAGAGTGGACGGATCAAAATATGAAGTATAATGAAGGTTTGCAAGAAGTATACTACCGAAATAAAGGAATCGTAAAAGAGTAG
- a CDS encoding ABC transporter permease, producing the protein MKTYIIRRLLQMIPTLFGTSIIIFFLFALLPGDYIDSNPKITPERAAELRELYGLNKPIMERYFHWLGNALQGNFGFSLQYQESVTSLLNKFIWNSFMVAIVALFLIWLIALIVGVFSATKQHSLFDKLVTVGVFAAMSFPSFFIGLFLIKVFAVDFHLLPIGGMIDVGSNSTGFAYVLEVAGHMILPVFILTLLGVGSLTRYFRTSMLEVVRQDYIRTARAKGLKEKAVIYKHALKNAILPAITLLAFELPGLFSGAIIIEQIFNWPGIGSIQLEALNFRDYTVLMGFTMFLSVLTIVSNFLADIVYAVVDPRIRLQ; encoded by the coding sequence GTGAAAACATATATCATTCGTAGGTTGTTACAAATGATCCCTACACTGTTTGGTACATCTATTATTATCTTCTTCTTATTCGCACTTTTACCAGGGGATTATATTGATTCGAATCCGAAGATTACGCCAGAAAGAGCTGCGGAGCTGAGGGAACTATATGGGTTAAACAAACCAATTATGGAACGTTACTTTCATTGGTTGGGTAATGCATTACAAGGGAACTTTGGTTTTTCTTTGCAATATCAAGAATCTGTAACATCGCTATTAAATAAATTTATTTGGAATTCGTTTATGGTAGCGATTGTAGCTTTATTTTTAATTTGGTTAATCGCGCTTATTGTCGGAGTATTTTCAGCCACAAAACAGCACTCCTTATTCGATAAGCTTGTGACAGTCGGAGTTTTTGCTGCAATGTCATTTCCGTCATTCTTTATTGGCTTATTTCTGATTAAAGTCTTTGCTGTAGATTTTCATTTGTTACCGATAGGTGGAATGATTGATGTTGGTAGTAATTCAACCGGTTTTGCTTATGTTTTAGAAGTTGCTGGACATATGATCCTACCAGTATTTATTTTGACACTTCTTGGTGTAGGGTCGTTAACTCGTTATTTTAGAACAAGTATGCTTGAGGTTGTAAGACAAGATTATATTCGCACAGCACGAGCAAAAGGGCTCAAGGAGAAGGCTGTTATTTATAAACATGCACTAAAAAATGCCATTTTACCAGCTATTACATTGCTTGCATTTGAACTACCAGGATTATTCTCTGGTGCAATTATTATTGAACAAATTTTTAACTGGCCTGGAATTGGAAGCATTCAATTAGAGGCATTAAATTTTCGAGATTATACAGTATTAATGGGCTTTACAATGTTTCTTTCTGTTTTAACGATTGTTTCAAATTTCTTAGCGGATATTGTATATGCTGTTGTGGATCCACGCATTCGGTTGCAGTAA